The proteins below are encoded in one region of Peromyscus eremicus chromosome 10, PerEre_H2_v1, whole genome shotgun sequence:
- the Selenom gene encoding selenoprotein M, which yields MSILLWPPPLLLLLAALVAPATAATTYRPDWNRLRGLARGRVETCGGUQLNRLKEVKAFVTQDIPLYHNLVMKHLPGADPELVLLTRNYLELERIPLSEMTREEINMLLQELGFYRKSAPDAQVPPEHLWAPAKPPEDASERADL from the exons ATGAGCATCCTACTGtggccgccgccgctgctgctgcttctcGCGGCCCTTGTGGCTCcagccaccgccgccaccacctacCGACCGGACTGGAACCGTCTTCGAGGCCTGGCCAGGGGGCGGGTGGAG aCCTGTGGAGGATGACAGTTGAATCGCCTAAAGGAG GTGAAGGCCTTTGTCACTCAGGACATTCCTCTGTA CCACAACCTGGTGATGAAGCACCTCCCTGGGGCAGACCCCGAACTCGTGCTGTTAACTCGCAATTACCTGGAACTAGAG CGCATCCCACTCAGCGAAATGACCCGCGAAGAGATCAATATGCTGCTTCAGGAGCTCGGCTTCTACCGCAAGTCGGCGCCGGACGCGCAGGTGCCCCCCGAGCACCTGTGGGCTCCCGCTAAGCCTCCCGAGGACGCTTCAGAGCGCGCCGACCTGTAA